The following coding sequences lie in one Arabidopsis thaliana chromosome 3, partial sequence genomic window:
- the VCS gene encoding Transducin/WD40 repeat-like superfamily protein (VARICOSE (VCS); FUNCTIONS IN: protein homodimerization activity, nucleotide binding; INVOLVED IN: mRNA catabolic process, deadenylation-independent decapping of nuclear-transcribed mRNA, leaf morphogenesis; LOCATED IN: cytosol, nucleus, cytoplasmic mRNA processing body; EXPRESSED IN: whole plant, guard cell, cultured cell; CONTAINS InterPro DOMAIN/s: WD40 repeat-like-containing domain (InterPro:IPR011046), WD40 repeat 2 (InterPro:IPR019782), WD40-repeat-containing domain (InterPro:IPR017986), WD40/YVTN repeat-like-containing domain (InterPro:IPR015943), WD40 repeat (InterPro:IPR001680), WD40 repeat, subgroup (InterPro:IPR019781); BEST Arabidopsis thaliana protein match is: varicose-related (TAIR:AT3G13290.1); Has 885 Blast hits to 799 proteins in 264 species: Archae - 2; Bacteria - 218; Metazoa - 230; Fungi - 185; Plants - 114; Viruses - 4; Other Eukaryotes - 132 (source: NCBI BLink).), which produces MASSPGPFLHNQYDQQHYAPPGISAQPSPVTQQQQDVSSSSAATNLHPQRTLSYPTPPLNLQSPRSNHNPGTHILALLNNTNNGAPVANQEPSHQLPVVNHNEIARSFPGGSGPIRVPSCKLPKGRRLIGEHAVYDVDVRLQGEIQPQLEVTPITKYGSDPQLVVGRQIAVNKVYICYGLKGGNIRVLNINTALRSLFRGHSQRVTDMAFFAEDVDMLASVSLDGKVFVWKISEGSEGEDQPQITGKIVLALQILGEEDTKHPRVCWHCHKQEILVVSIGKHVLRIDTTKVGRGEVFSAEAPLQCPLDKLIDGVQIVGKHDGEVTDLSMCQWMTTRLVSSSVDGTIKIWQDRKAQPLVVLRPHDGHPVSSATFVTSPERPDHIILITGGPLNREMKIWVSAGEEGWLLPADAESWRCTQTLDLKSSTEPRAEEAFFNQVIALSEAGLLLLANAKRNALYAVHLDYGSSPVGTRMDYLSEFTVTMPILSFIGTNDPPEEPIVKVYCVQTLAIQQYTLDLCLCLPPPIENMGLEKSDSSVSREANLVEGMSEPSGLKPTDLPSVDSVPKPSIIVNRSESANKLSFPSAEATSQAIVPPNGEPKTSGLPSQTSGAGSAYATLPQLPLSPRLSSKLSGYHTPVEAIEPVIPHHELGGKTPSADYSVDRQMDAVGERNLDVSSVEEISRSKDSNVTPDDDVSGMRSPSAFFKHPTHLVTPSEILMGVSSAEASITTEDRRDRDANIQDVNNDPRDTEVEVKEISEARSTQNGEINDHDETENCTSENREKVFCSQVSNLSTEMARDCYPSTEGTFIPGESKAYGQPIKAGDESGVDSRGGPAKLLKGKKQKAKNSQGPGLSSTSSNVANLADSFNEQSQSLSHPMTDLLPQLLAMQETMNQVMASQKEMQRQLSNAATGPIGKESKRLEVALGRMIEKSSKSNADALWARIQEETVKNEKALRDHAQQIVNATTNFMSKELNAMFEKTIKKELAAIGPALARSVVPVIEKTVSSAITESFQRGIGDKAVNQLDKSVNIKLEATVARQIQAQFQTSGKQALQEGLRSSVESSVIPSFEKACKAMFDQIDSAFQKGIAEHTNAAQQRFDSGHSQLAHTLKESITSASSVAQALSRELAETQRNLLALAAAGANSGGSNSLVTQLSGGPLGALLEKVEAPMDPTTELSRLISERKYEESFTSALQRSDVSIVSWLCSQVDLRGLLAMNPLPLSQGVLLSLLQQLACDISKDTSRKLAWMTDVVAAINPSDQMIAVHARPIFEQVYQILHHHRNAPGSDVSAIRLIMHVINSMLMGCK; this is translated from the exons ATGGCGTCTTCTCCTG GTCCTTTTCTTCACAACCAGTACGATCAGCAGCACTACGCTCCGCCTGGTATCTCCGCTCAACCATCTCCGGTGACTCAGCAGCAACAGGATGTGTCTTCCTCTTCCGCCGCGACTAACTTGCATCCTCAGAGAACGCTGTCTTATCCCACGCCACCTCTCAATCTACAATCCCCCCGTTCCAATCACAATCCCGGTACGCACATCCTCGCTCTCCTTAACAATACCAACAACGGAGCCCCCGTGGCTAACCAAGAGCCGTCGCATCAGCTCCCAGTAGTCAATCACAACGAGATCGCTCGCTCTTTTCCCGGCGGTTCAGGTCCTATTCGTGTACCGAGCTGTAAATTGCCCAAGGGAAGGCGATTGATTGGTGAACACGCTGTGTACGATGTTGATGTGAGATTACAAGGTGAGATTCAGCCGCAGCTGGAGGTGACTCCGATTACCAAATACGGGTCGGATCCTCAGCTCGTAGTGGGTAGGCAAATCGCCGTGAATAAGGTTTACATTTGCTATGGATTGAAAGGAGGAAACATTAGGGTTCTCAATATCAACACAGCATTGAGGTCTCTGTTCCGTGGCCATTCACAG AGAGTGACGGATATGGCTTTCTTTGCCGAGGATGTTGATATGTTGGCCAG TGTTAGCCTAGATGGAAAAGTTTTTGTGTGGAAAATTTCTGAAGGGTCTGAGGGAGAGGATCAGCCCCAAATAACTGGGAAGATAGTACTTGCTCTTCAGATACTAGGAGAGGAAGACACCAAACATCCACGCGTTTGTTGGCACTGCCACAAACAG GAAATTTTGGTAGTTTCAATTGGTAAACATGTACTGCGTATTGATACTACAAAAGTTGGCAGAGGTGAAGTATTCTCTGCTGAGGCTCCTCTCCAGTGTCCCCTTGATAAGCTGATCGATGGTGTTCAGATTGTTGGTAAGCATGATGGAGAAGTGACAGATTTGTCAATGTGCCAATGGATGACCACGCGtctggtttcttcttcagttgATGGCACg ATTAAGATATGGCAAGATCGTAAGGCACAACCACTTGTAGTTTTGAGGCCTCATGATGGACATCCAGTCAGTTCAGCCACGTTTGTGACATCTCCTGAGAGACCTGATCACATCATACTTATCACGGGG GGTCCTCTAAATCGAGAAATGAAAATCTGGGTCTCTGCTGGGGAAGAAGGGTGGCTTTTACCAGCTGATGCTGAATCATGGAGGTGTACCCAGACTCTTGACTTGAAAAGTTCAACCGAGCCACGAGCTGAAGAGGCATTTTTTAACCAAGTCATAGCATTATCTGAAGCAGGCTTGCTTTTACTTGCAAATGCAAAAAGGAACGCCTTATATGCTGTGCATTTGGACTATGGTTCTTCTCCAGTTGGTACGCGGATGGATTACCTATCAGAGTTTACAGTCACTATGCCCATATTGAGTTTCATTGGGACAAATGATCCTCCAGAAGAACCCATTGTTAAGGTTTATTGTGTTCAGACTCTAGCAATCCAGCAGTATACATTAGACTTGTGCTTATGCTTGCCACCACCTATAGAAAATATGGGTTTGGAGAAGTCAGATTCTAGTGTATCACGAGAGGCAAATCTTGTTGAAGGCATGTCAGAACCATCTGGACTTAAACCTACTGACTTACCTTCAGTTGATTCAGTGCCAAAACCTTCGATTATAGTGAATAGATCAGAAAGTGCTAATAAGTTGAGTTTTCCATCAGCGGAAGCCACATCACAAGCAATTGTTCCACCCAACGGTGAACCTAAAACTTCTGGCCTGCCATCTCAAACCAGTGGTGCAGGTTCTGCGTATGCTACTTTACCCCAACTTCCTCTCAGTCCCAGACTATCAAGTAAACTTTCTGGCTATCACACTCCTGTAGAGGCGATTGAGCCAGTAATACCTCATCATGAGCTTGGTGGCAAAACACCTTCTGCTGATTACTCTGTTGATAGGCAAATGGATGCTGTTGGAGAAAGAAATTTGGACGTGTCATCCGTAGAAGAAATCTCAAGAAGCAAGGACTCAAATGTTACGCCTGATGATGATGTGTCTGGGATGCGAAGCCCATCAGCTTTTTTCAAACACCCCACTCATCTTGTAACTCCTTCAGAGATATTGATGGGCGTTTCTTCCGCTGAAGCCTCCATTACTACTGAAGACAGGAGAGATAGGGATGCAAATATTCAGGACGTGAATAATGATCCAAGAGACACCGAAGTAGAGGTGAAAGAAATAAGTGAAGCAAGGTCAACACAGAATGGTGAAATCAATGATCATGACGAAACTGAGAATTGCACTTcagaaaatagagaaaaagtcTTCTGCTCACAGGTTTCAAATCTCAGCACTGAGATGGCAAGAGACTGTTATCCTAGTACTGAGGGAACTTTCATTCCAGGGGAATCTAAGGCATATGGACAACCTATAAAGGCTGGAGATGAAAGTGGTGTTGACTCGAGAGGTGGGCCTGCAAAGCTTCTTAAAGGAAAGAAGCAGAAGGCCAAAAATTCACAGGGTCCCGGTTTGTCATCTACATCCTCAAATGTTGCTAATCTGGCTGACTCCTTCAATGAGCAAAGTCAGAGTTTAAGTCATCCCATGACAGATTTACTTCCTCAGTTGTTAGCAATGCAAGAAACGATGAATCAG GTGATGGCTTCGCAGAAGGAGATGCAGAGACAACTATCAAATGCTGCCACTGGCCCTATCggaaaagaaagtaaaagactAGAAGTTGCGTTAGGGAGAATGATTGAGAAATCCAGCAAGTCAAATGCTGATGCTCTATGGGCCCGCATCCAGGAGGAGACTGTTAAGAATGAAAAGGCATTACGTGACCATGCCCAGCAAATTGTGAATGCAACGACAAACTTCATGAGCAAGGAGTTAAATGCCATGTTTGAGAAAACGATAAAGAAAGAATTGGCTGCAATTGGTCCAGCCCTAGCACGTTCAGTAGTACCAGTTATTGAAAAAACTGTATCTTCTGCAATCACAGAGTCCTTTCAG AGAGGAATAGGTGACAAAGCAGTTAATCAGCTTGACAAATCTGTTAATATAAAGCTTGAAGCAACCGTAGCTAGGCAAATTCAAGCCCAATTTCAGACCTCTGGCAAGCAAGCCCTCCAG GAAGGTCTTAGGTCAAGTGTGGAGTCCTCAGTCATACCTTCCTTTGAGAAGGCATGCAAGGCCATGTTTGACCAAATAGACTCAGCCTTCCAGAAAGGTATTGCTGAGCATACAAATGCAGCCCAGCAACGGTTTGACTCTGGACACTCCCAGCTTGCTCATACTCTAAAG GAATCAATTACTTCTGCGTCGTCAGTTGCTCAAGCCTTAAGTCGTGAGTTAGCCGAGACCCAAAGGAATCTCTTAGCTCTCGCAGCTGCTGGAGCAAATTCTGGTGGGTCTAATTCCTTGGTTACTCAACTAAGTGGCGGACCTTTGGGTGCTCTTCTTGAAAAG GTTGAAGCACCTATGGACCCAACAACAGAACTATCGAGGTTGATATCTGAACGGAAGTACGAAGAATCTTTCACTTCGGCCCTACAGAGAAGCGATGTCTCTATAGTATCATGGCTTTGCTCACAg GTGGATCTACGTGGATTACTGGCGATGAATCCGCTTCCACTGAGCCAAGGCGTGCTTCTTTCACTGCTGCAGCAGCTAGCCTGTGACATTAGCAAGGACACATCCCGTAAGCTGGCTTGGATGACTGATGTGGTTGCAGCCATAAACCCATCAGACCAGATGATTGCGGTCCACGCTCGGCCAATCTTTGAACAGGTATATCAGATTCTGCACCATCACCGCAACGCACCGGGAAGCGATGTCTCAGCCATCAGACTGATAATGCACGTGATCAACTCCATGCTTATGGGTTGCAAATGA